Proteins from a genomic interval of Candidatus Nomurabacteria bacterium:
- a CDS encoding lysine--tRNA ligase codes for MATLQDFRNERLRKLAELKKLGVNPYPAKASRTKKNSEVKEDFSNLEGKVVTVVGRIKNIRKMGKIGFIVIKDEFDSLQLFLAEAELGVPDYNNSELGFSDVSLLDSGDFIEASGEVIKTQTGEISIKVNKLRILTKSLRPMPLAHEEFSDKEQRLRRRYIDLNVNQEVHDRFVRRSKFWEATRQFLLKEGFVEINTPILEHTTGGADANPFVTHMDALDQDFYLRISHELPLKRLIGGGFEKVFDIGPRFRNENYSDEHLPEHIAMEWYWAYADWNQGMDLTQRMIRYIADQTWGTRKFKLNNGQEVDLGKDGEDWPKVSFVGLLKEKYNLDVHSCTLEEAVSKLKEAGGEVEKIENRSRVIDKLWKLERVKISGPAFLVDVPDFLQPLAKVNSSDDRLSEQFNLLLGGTEACKAYSELNDPVDQLDRFLKQQEMRDAGDDEAMMLDIDFVEMLEYGMPPACGYGNSERLFWMLEGVTAREGVIFPQLRQDIDDITKKIYPDVNFVEKTQSKEGKKGLEPKKGDKLPESADKQGTYKIYLNDWSVLTFEAKVEKVSEEDGETLVVLDQTAFYPNGGGQACDLGEIAFGNGSTLNLTKVTKDKDGVVYHQGKLVGEVPAVGEKARGVIDVERRLLNSRLHCAGHFIDLAVRKLNKGWKPGKGAHYPEMSFVEYVIKPSDEIEDKEAFARLLEEELDKIISKGGKVSVEIIPSKEVIEKKISDYIPQVILDSYEKVHVVNYPDNFKICCGGTHVQDISEIGKIKITKVKKKDGNIRVSYELS; via the coding sequence ATGGCAACACTCCAAGATTTTAGAAATGAGCGTTTAAGAAAACTAGCTGAGCTTAAAAAGCTAGGTGTTAATCCTTATCCTGCAAAAGCTAGTAGAACTAAAAAAAACAGTGAAGTAAAAGAAGATTTTAGTAATCTGGAAGGTAAGGTAGTCACTGTTGTTGGAAGAATCAAGAATATCCGTAAAATGGGTAAGATTGGCTTTATAGTCATAAAAGATGAGTTTGATTCTTTGCAACTTTTTTTGGCTGAGGCAGAATTAGGAGTTCCAGATTATAATAATTCTGAACTTGGTTTTAGCGACGTGAGCTTACTTGATTCAGGAGATTTTATCGAAGCTTCTGGAGAGGTTATAAAAACTCAAACGGGCGAGATATCTATAAAAGTAAATAAGTTGAGAATTTTAACTAAATCTTTGAGGCCGATGCCACTGGCGCATGAAGAGTTCAGCGATAAAGAACAGCGTTTAAGGAGAAGATATATTGATCTTAATGTTAACCAAGAAGTTCATGATAGATTTGTGCGTAGATCAAAATTCTGGGAAGCTACTCGCCAATTCTTACTTAAAGAAGGGTTCGTAGAGATTAATACTCCAATACTAGAGCACACAACTGGTGGTGCTGATGCTAATCCATTTGTGACTCACATGGATGCACTTGACCAAGACTTCTACTTAAGAATTTCTCATGAACTTCCTTTAAAAAGATTAATAGGCGGTGGTTTTGAAAAAGTTTTTGATATTGGGCCAAGGTTCAGAAATGAAAACTACTCTGATGAGCACTTGCCCGAGCACATAGCAATGGAGTGGTATTGGGCTTACGCTGATTGGAATCAAGGTATGGATTTAACTCAGAGAATGATTAGATATATAGCTGATCAAACCTGGGGTACTAGAAAGTTTAAGTTAAATAATGGGCAAGAAGTGGATCTTGGAAAAGATGGTGAAGATTGGCCTAAAGTAAGTTTTGTAGGTCTCTTAAAAGAAAAATACAATTTAGATGTGCACTCTTGTACTCTAGAAGAGGCTGTTTCTAAACTTAAGGAAGCTGGTGGTGAGGTAGAGAAGATTGAAAATAGATCTCGTGTAATTGATAAGCTTTGGAAGCTGGAGAGAGTTAAAATTTCTGGTCCTGCATTTTTGGTTGATGTGCCAGATTTTTTACAGCCATTAGCAAAAGTTAATTCCAGTGATGACAGATTGAGTGAGCAGTTTAATTTATTACTTGGTGGTACAGAGGCTTGTAAGGCTTATAGTGAGCTCAATGATCCTGTTGATCAGCTAGATAGATTCTTAAAACAACAGGAGATGCGTGATGCTGGCGATGATGAGGCGATGATGCTTGATATCGATTTTGTGGAGATGCTCGAATATGGAATGCCGCCTGCTTGTGGATATGGCAATAGTGAGAGATTATTTTGGATGTTAGAAGGTGTTACCGCCCGTGAAGGAGTAATCTTCCCGCAGTTAAGACAAGATATTGATGATATAACCAAAAAGATTTATCCAGATGTGAACTTCGTAGAAAAAACGCAAAGTAAAGAAGGAAAGAAGGGCCTAGAGCCAAAAAAAGGGGATAAACTCCCGGAGTCCGCGGATAAGCAAGGCACTTACAAGATTTATCTGAATGATTGGTCGGTTTTAACTTTTGAAGCAAAGGTAGAGAAGGTTAGTGAAGAGGATGGCGAGACGTTAGTTGTTTTAGATCAAACGGCTTTTTATCCAAACGGCGGAGGTCAGGCCTGTGACTTAGGTGAAATTGCTTTTGGCAATGGCTCCACTCTAAACTTAACTAAGGTTACTAAAGATAAAGACGGAGTTGTTTATCACCAAGGCAAACTAGTCGGTGAAGTTCCGGCCGTTGGTGAAAAGGCTAGGGGGGTGATTGATGTTGAAAGAAGACTTTTGAACTCTCGATTACACTGTGCTGGACACTTTATAGATTTAGCTGTCCGTAAGCTAAACAAAGGCTGGAAGCCAGGTAAAGGGGCGCATTATCCAGAGATGAGCTTCGTCGAATACGTTATTAAACCGTCAGACGAAATTGAGGATAAAGAAGCTTTTGCAAGATTGTTAGAAGAAGAGCTGGACAAGATTATCTCTAAAGGAGGAAAAGTATCGGTAGAAATTATTCCGTCAAAAGAAGTAATTGAGAAGAAGATTAGTGATTATATACCTCAGGTAATCTTAGATTCTTATGAAAAAGTTCACGTGGTTAACTACCCTGATAATTTCAAGATTTGTTGTGGCGGAACGCATGTTCAAGACATATCTGAAATAGGTAAGATAAAAATTACAAAAGTTAAGAAAAAAGACGGCAACATCCGTGTAAGCTATGAGCTATCGTAG
- a CDS encoding HAMP domain-containing histidine kinase, producing MSKDERDILGYFEEPNLSLISELQAPLLGIAANARVASSKLGAESKKIEQYLEAIEFSSQNLVKMIDILLRSRDVYNADLELEVEPLHVGIRVEEAIEKLAPLCRAQSQIFDFNSKKNLVISANTDCLELVVYHILEQALRSSAPEEIVKVDLSTSGKTAMLTVKAAGSRERATSLRNALKKAFSSDMNQKFGVNFSLIASARLVKVMGGDLSISQLKDGLSFKVSLPLSLQAEMF from the coding sequence TTGTCTAAAGACGAGAGAGACATCTTGGGCTATTTTGAGGAGCCAAATTTAAGCTTAATTAGTGAGTTGCAAGCACCTTTATTAGGTATTGCAGCAAATGCTCGAGTTGCGAGCTCTAAACTAGGAGCTGAGAGCAAAAAGATTGAGCAATATTTAGAGGCAATAGAGTTTAGCTCTCAAAATCTCGTTAAGATGATTGATATTTTACTTAGGAGCAGGGATGTCTATAATGCAGATTTAGAGCTTGAGGTGGAGCCTCTACATGTTGGTATTAGGGTAGAGGAGGCAATTGAGAAGTTAGCTCCTCTTTGCAGAGCTCAGTCGCAAATCTTTGATTTTAATTCAAAGAAGAACTTGGTTATTAGCGCTAATACTGATTGCTTAGAGCTGGTTGTCTATCATATTTTAGAGCAAGCTCTTAGATCATCAGCTCCTGAAGAAATCGTAAAAGTAGATCTGAGTACCTCTGGCAAAACCGCTATGTTAACAGTTAAGGCAGCAGGATCTAGAGAACGTGCAACGAGTTTAAGGAATGCTCTTAAAAAAGCGTTTAGCTCTGATATGAATCAAAAGTTTGGGGTTAACTTTAGTCTTATTGCTAGCGCTAGGTTGGTAAAAGTTATGGGGGGAGACCTATCGATCTCCCAATTAAAAGATGGACTTAGTTTTAAAGTAAGTCTACCGTTAAGCTTACAGGCAGAAATGTTTTAA
- the recO gene encoding DNA repair protein RecO, with translation MYKQVTTPAIVLSRTNFNEVDRIVNFLVPHGQVSTLVKGVRRVKSKLAGGIELFSISQITYLDTNAEVKRIVQSRLIEHYGEIAKNLERMLFAYDCMKYLKKITPAETDDENYYLTLKNLLESLNDENIDFNLIKLWWLVKLLDLSGSKLELYKDGELKDLYESQTYTFSVGTARLMPKDGGVIDASAIKVLRLMEEGKTPAQLSKLKSIQLLALNIYKELETASRDLLD, from the coding sequence ATGTATAAGCAGGTGACTACTCCGGCAATTGTTCTCTCTAGAACAAACTTTAACGAAGTGGACCGGATTGTAAATTTCTTAGTTCCGCATGGGCAGGTTTCTACTTTAGTAAAAGGAGTCAGAAGAGTTAAAAGTAAACTTGCAGGCGGTATTGAACTATTTAGTATCAGCCAGATTACATATCTTGATACGAATGCTGAAGTTAAAAGAATTGTTCAATCCAGATTGATCGAGCATTATGGCGAGATTGCTAAGAATTTAGAGCGAATGTTATTTGCATACGACTGTATGAAATATCTTAAAAAAATTACTCCAGCAGAAACTGATGACGAGAATTATTATTTAACTTTAAAAAATCTGCTTGAGAGTTTAAATGATGAAAATATTGATTTTAATTTGATTAAACTGTGGTGGTTGGTTAAACTACTAGATCTATCTGGTAGTAAGTTGGAATTATATAAGGACGGGGAGCTAAAAGATCTATATGAATCTCAAACTTATACTTTTTCCGTTGGGACAGCTAGGTTAATGCCTAAAGATGGGGGAGTGATCGATGCGAGTGCAATCAAAGTTCTTAGGTTGATGGAAGAAGGCAAGACGCCAGCGCAACTTAGTAAATTAAAAAGTATTCAGCTCCTTGCGCTAAATATTTATAAAGAACTCGAAACCGCCAGCAGAGAT